From a single Bacillus gobiensis genomic region:
- the pyk gene encoding pyruvate kinase, producing the protein MRKTKIVCTIGPASESVETLTNLMEAGMNVARLNFSHGDYEEHGARISNIRKASESIGKNVALLLDTKGPEIRTHTMENGAIELKEGSEIIVSMKEVIGTTEKFSITYEGLIEDVHEGSIILLDDGLIGLKVTEVNKGSDEIKTTIMNSGTLKNKKGVNVPGVSVNLPGITEKDANDIVFGIEQGVDFIAASFVRRPSDVLEIRELLEEHNATDIQIIPKIENQEGVDNIDDILEVSDGLMVARGDLGVEIPAEEVPLVQKELIRKCNALGKPVITATQMLDSMQRNPRPTRAEASDVANAIFDGTDAIMLSGETAAGIYPVEAVQTMHNIASRSEQALNYKDILSTRSQQVGMSITDAIGQSVAHTAINLDVSAIVTPTVSGHTARMISKYRPKAPIVAVTTSPSVSRKLALVFGVVATSGGKCSTTDEMIEGAVQESINSGVVNHGDLIVITAGVPVGEAGSTNLMKVYIVGDIIAKGQGIGRKSAYGNVVVANNAKEANEKMTSGSVLVTRSTDRDMMEALEKASALITEEGGLTSHAAVVGLSLGIPVIVGLENATSIFNDDDEITVDSTQGAVYKGRTSIL; encoded by the coding sequence ATGAGAAAAACCAAAATTGTTTGTACCATAGGACCAGCCAGTGAAAGTGTTGAGACGCTCACTAATTTAATGGAAGCGGGAATGAATGTTGCACGGCTGAACTTTTCCCACGGAGATTATGAAGAGCATGGTGCCCGAATCTCAAATATTCGCAAAGCAAGCGAAAGCATCGGAAAAAACGTAGCACTGCTTCTTGATACGAAAGGTCCGGAAATCCGTACTCATACTATGGAGAACGGGGCGATTGAGCTTAAAGAAGGATCCGAAATCATTGTTTCTATGAAAGAAGTAATCGGAACGACAGAAAAGTTTTCTATCACCTACGAAGGATTAATCGAAGATGTTCATGAAGGCTCCATTATCTTGCTTGATGATGGCTTAATCGGCCTGAAGGTTACAGAAGTGAATAAAGGTTCAGATGAAATTAAAACGACGATTATGAACAGCGGAACGTTAAAAAATAAAAAAGGCGTGAATGTTCCAGGCGTAAGTGTTAATCTTCCTGGAATTACAGAGAAGGATGCAAATGATATTGTGTTCGGAATTGAACAAGGTGTGGATTTTATCGCAGCTTCCTTCGTACGCCGCCCTTCCGATGTATTAGAAATTCGCGAGCTGCTTGAAGAGCATAATGCAACGGATATCCAAATCATCCCTAAAATTGAAAACCAAGAAGGCGTCGACAATATTGACGATATTCTTGAAGTTTCCGATGGACTGATGGTTGCTCGTGGAGATTTGGGTGTTGAAATTCCTGCTGAGGAAGTTCCATTAGTTCAGAAGGAATTAATTAGAAAGTGCAACGCGCTCGGCAAACCGGTAATTACTGCTACGCAAATGCTGGACAGCATGCAGCGTAATCCGCGTCCGACAAGAGCGGAGGCAAGTGACGTTGCTAATGCAATTTTTGATGGTACAGATGCGATTATGCTCTCAGGTGAAACTGCAGCTGGAATTTATCCTGTAGAAGCTGTACAAACAATGCATAATATTGCTTCCCGTTCAGAACAGGCGCTTAATTACAAAGATATTCTTTCTACAAGAAGCCAGCAGGTCGGCATGTCAATTACGGATGCAATTGGACAATCTGTAGCCCATACTGCGATCAATCTTGATGTATCTGCAATTGTAACACCAACCGTAAGCGGCCATACAGCGCGAATGATCAGCAAATACCGCCCGAAAGCTCCGATAGTTGCTGTAACGACGAGTCCTTCTGTAAGCCGTAAACTAGCCTTAGTATTCGGTGTCGTTGCTACAAGCGGCGGCAAGTGCTCAACGACCGATGAGATGATCGAAGGGGCTGTACAGGAGTCTATTAACTCCGGAGTTGTCAACCATGGGGATCTGATTGTTATAACAGCTGGTGTTCCGGTAGGAGAGGCTGGTTCAACAAATCTCATGAAGGTTTATATTGTTGGCGATATTATTGCAAAGGGACAAGGAATAGGCAGAAAATCTGCGTATGGTAATGTTGTCGTTGCAAATAATGCGAAAGAAGCTAATGAAAAAATGACATCAGGCTCTGTGCTTGTAACGCGCAGTACAGACCGTGATATGATGGAAGCACTAGAAAAGGCATCCGCGTTAATTACAGAGGAAGGCGGCCTTACAAGCCACGCGGCGGTAGTTGGCCTCAGCTTAGGTATCCCTGTTATTGTCGGTCTTGAAAATGCTACTTCCATTTTTAACGACGACGATGAAATTACGGTTGATTCAACACAAGGTGCGGTGTATAAAGGACGTACAAGCATCCTATAA
- the pfkA gene encoding 6-phosphofructokinase — MKRIGVLTSGGDSPGMNAAVRAVVRKAIYQEVEVFGIYNGYSGLISGKIEKLELGSVGDIIHRGGTKLYTARCPEFKTIEGRKKGIAQLEKFGIEGLVVIGGDGSYMGAKKLTEMGFPCVGVPGTIDNDIPGTDFTIGFDTALNTVIDAIDKIRDTATSHERTYVVEVMGRHAGDIALWSGLAGGAESILIPEADYDMGDIVSKLKRGHDRGKKHSIIIVAEGVGSGVDIGEKIERATGLETRVSVLGYIQRGGTPTAADRVLASRLGAYAVELLLEGKGGRCVGIQSNELVNHDILEILDQKHSVDQNMYKLSQELSI, encoded by the coding sequence GTGAAAAGAATCGGAGTATTAACAAGCGGCGGAGATTCACCAGGAATGAATGCCGCTGTTCGTGCGGTTGTCAGAAAGGCAATCTATCAGGAAGTGGAAGTTTTTGGGATTTACAATGGTTATTCAGGTTTAATCAGTGGGAAAATTGAAAAGCTTGAGTTAGGCTCAGTCGGGGATATTATCCATCGAGGCGGGACTAAGCTATACACTGCAAGATGCCCTGAGTTTAAAACGATTGAAGGCAGAAAAAAAGGAATTGCCCAGTTAGAAAAGTTTGGTATTGAAGGTCTCGTCGTTATAGGCGGAGACGGCTCTTACATGGGGGCTAAAAAGCTGACTGAAATGGGATTCCCGTGTGTGGGTGTGCCGGGGACGATCGATAATGATATTCCTGGAACTGATTTTACCATTGGTTTTGATACAGCGTTGAATACAGTTATTGACGCAATCGATAAAATCAGGGACACGGCGACCTCTCATGAACGTACATACGTAGTGGAAGTAATGGGCAGGCATGCCGGAGATATCGCATTATGGTCCGGACTTGCCGGAGGAGCGGAATCAATTTTAATTCCTGAAGCTGACTATGATATGGGAGACATCGTTTCTAAGCTGAAACGCGGACATGACCGTGGCAAAAAACACAGTATTATTATTGTGGCCGAAGGTGTAGGAAGCGGTGTTGATATCGGGGAAAAAATCGAAAGAGCGACCGGTTTAGAAACCCGGGTTTCAGTACTAGGCTATATTCAGCGCGGAGGGACTCCGACGGCGGCTGACCGTGTATTAGCAAGCAGGCTTGGTGCCTATGCAGTAGAACTCTTGCTTGAAGGAAAAGGTGGACGCTGTGTCGGAATTCAGAGCAATGAACTGGTCAACCATGACATCCTGGAAATATTAGATCAGAAACATTCAGTAGATCAAAACATGTACAAGTTATCGCAAGAGTTATCCATTTAA
- a CDS encoding FxsA family protein — protein MRKFLIVLIAIPIIDIILFILSGDLIGFLPTILLILLTGVLGGLLSRKQGAAVYRKVQRDLQYGKMPGDSIVESLCIFAGGLLLILPGFLSDLIGILLLIPFTRRWIKPFIINWFRKRAEKNRIKIIQ, from the coding sequence ATGAGAAAGTTTTTAATTGTCTTAATTGCTATTCCGATAATAGACATTATCCTCTTTATTCTTTCAGGAGACTTAATCGGGTTTTTACCAACGATTTTGCTCATTTTACTAACAGGGGTACTCGGGGGATTGCTATCTAGAAAACAGGGAGCTGCCGTTTACAGAAAAGTGCAGCGCGATCTTCAGTACGGTAAAATGCCAGGAGATTCGATCGTAGAAAGCCTGTGCATTTTTGCAGGAGGATTACTTTTGATCCTGCCTGGCTTTTTATCGGATCTTATCGGCATTTTGCTGCTTATCCCGTTTACCCGTAGATGGATAAAGCCGTTTATTATCAATTGGTTTAGAAAAAGAGCTGAAAAGAACCGTATAAAAATTATTCAATGA
- a CDS encoding NAD(P)-dependent malic enzyme, protein MSLKEEALHMHKVNQGKLESKSKVQVRNAKDLSLAYSPGVAEPCKSIYDDKTKVYDYTMKGNMVAVVSDGTAVLGLGNIGPEAALPVMEGKAVLFKSFAGVDAFPICLGTSDVDKIVETVKLLEPTFGGVNLEDIAAPNCFVIEERLKKETKIPIFHDDQHGTAIVTVAGLVNALKLSGKSLSQIKVVANGAGAAGIAIIKLLYHFGVRDIVMCDSKGAIYENRPQGMNPVKAEVAKFTNTLKKEGSLQDVVKGADVFIGVSVEGALTKEMISSMAKDPIIFAMANPNPEIMPEEAKAAGAKVIGTGRSDFPNQVNNVLAFPGIFRGALDARATHINEEMKIAAVEAIASLVSEDELSPDYVIPAPFDARVAPAVAKAVAKAAMETGVARIDVDPEEVAEKTRKLAIIE, encoded by the coding sequence ATGTCTTTGAAAGAAGAAGCACTACATATGCATAAGGTAAACCAGGGAAAGCTGGAATCTAAATCCAAGGTCCAGGTAAGGAATGCAAAGGATTTGAGCTTAGCCTATTCACCGGGAGTGGCTGAGCCTTGTAAATCCATATACGACGATAAGACCAAAGTGTATGATTATACAATGAAAGGCAATATGGTAGCTGTTGTTTCTGACGGTACGGCAGTGCTCGGGCTTGGTAATATCGGGCCGGAAGCCGCACTTCCGGTTATGGAAGGCAAAGCAGTTCTCTTTAAAAGCTTTGCCGGAGTCGACGCCTTTCCTATCTGTTTAGGAACTTCAGACGTAGATAAAATCGTAGAAACGGTAAAGTTGCTCGAGCCTACGTTTGGCGGTGTCAACCTTGAAGATATTGCTGCCCCAAATTGTTTTGTCATAGAGGAGCGCTTGAAGAAAGAAACAAAAATACCGATTTTTCATGATGATCAGCACGGCACGGCGATTGTCACTGTTGCCGGTCTGGTGAATGCACTTAAGCTGTCTGGCAAATCGTTATCCCAGATAAAAGTTGTCGCCAATGGCGCCGGTGCTGCTGGAATCGCTATCATTAAGCTGCTATACCATTTCGGTGTGAGAGATATTGTCATGTGTGACTCAAAAGGAGCTATTTATGAGAACCGCCCGCAAGGCATGAATCCTGTAAAAGCTGAGGTTGCTAAGTTTACGAATACTTTAAAGAAGGAAGGCTCCCTTCAAGATGTAGTAAAAGGTGCGGATGTTTTTATCGGCGTCTCTGTTGAAGGGGCATTGACGAAAGAAATGATTTCTTCAATGGCCAAGGATCCGATTATTTTTGCAATGGCAAATCCGAATCCTGAAATTATGCCTGAGGAGGCTAAAGCTGCGGGAGCAAAAGTTATAGGTACTGGAAGGTCTGATTTTCCGAACCAAGTTAACAATGTGCTGGCTTTTCCCGGCATTTTCCGCGGAGCGCTTGATGCGCGGGCAACCCACATCAATGAAGAAATGAAAATCGCAGCTGTCGAAGCGATTGCTTCCCTAGTTTCTGAGGATGAGCTCAGTCCGGATTATGTTATACCCGCTCCATTTGATGCAAGAGTAGCTCCAGCTGTCGCAAAGGCAGTTGCTAAGGCTGCAATGGAAACCGGGGTCGCTAGAATTGACGTAGATCCTGAAGAAGTTGCTGAGAAGACAAGAAAACTGGCGATCATTGAATAA
- the ytvI gene encoding sporulation integral membrane protein YtvI, producing MIQSHLAILYRAFIVLFLLIGSLFLLYISFSYIYPFYLALIISLVIHPLVELLEKRTMFPRSINVALVLLFFLLAGIGLMSIFIAEIISGTAYLADFLPTQFNRIYLIWERIFSDKIIPLYNQSMKFFYGLESGQQESLIRQFDRFSEQALSNSGTFISRVLESIPLMITSIPGTATAVVFSLLGTFFISKDWYKLKDIMTKAIPKQVIDSGEAVVAELKKAFNGFIKAQLQLIGITFLIVLTGFFLIQLEHAVTVALLIAIVDLLPYLGTGFVFVPWTIYLVLSDQLPLAIGISIIYSAVLIIRQFMEPKILSKSIGLDPLATLIALFAGFRLFGFLGLIIGPVILVILQTLINTGVAYEIWQYVASGKKK from the coding sequence GTGATTCAATCCCATTTAGCTATCCTATATCGAGCATTTATTGTGCTTTTTTTATTAATAGGAAGCCTTTTTCTTCTCTATATTTCCTTTTCGTATATCTATCCTTTTTATTTAGCGCTCATCATTTCGTTGGTTATCCATCCCCTTGTTGAACTTTTGGAAAAACGCACGATGTTTCCAAGAAGCATCAACGTGGCTTTGGTTCTGCTCTTTTTTTTGCTGGCAGGCATCGGTTTGATGTCAATTTTCATTGCAGAAATTATTTCGGGAACCGCTTATTTGGCAGATTTTTTACCGACTCAATTCAATCGGATTTATCTCATTTGGGAGCGAATATTTTCAGACAAAATCATTCCGCTTTACAACCAATCCATGAAATTTTTTTACGGTCTGGAATCCGGACAGCAGGAATCGCTCATCCGTCAATTTGATCGGTTCAGTGAGCAAGCTCTAAGCAACTCAGGCACTTTCATTTCCAGAGTTCTCGAAAGTATCCCGCTCATGATCACTTCAATTCCCGGGACGGCCACTGCAGTCGTTTTTTCCCTGCTTGGAACATTTTTTATCAGCAAGGATTGGTACAAATTAAAAGATATTATGACAAAGGCTATTCCAAAGCAAGTAATTGACAGCGGAGAAGCGGTGGTTGCGGAACTTAAAAAAGCGTTTAATGGATTTATCAAAGCACAGCTTCAGCTGATCGGCATCACATTTTTAATCGTTTTAACGGGCTTTTTTTTGATACAGCTGGAACACGCAGTGACGGTCGCCTTGCTCATTGCAATTGTAGATTTGCTTCCGTATTTAGGAACCGGCTTTGTATTTGTTCCTTGGACGATATATTTGGTGCTTTCGGACCAGCTTCCTCTCGCAATTGGGATCAGTATTATATATAGTGCCGTTTTAATCATTCGGCAATTCATGGAACCAAAAATTCTTAGCAAATCGATTGGGCTTGATCCACTCGCCACATTGATTGCCTTGTTTGCAGGTTTTCGGCTGTTTGGATTTTTAGGGCTGATTATCGGACCGGTCATATTAGTTATTCTTCAAACCCTTATCAATACGGGAGTCGCATATGAGATTTGGCAATATGTTGCTTCCGGCAAAAAAAAATGA
- the icd gene encoding NADP-dependent isocitrate dehydrogenase, with product MAQEKISVSNGVLNVPNHPIIPFIEGDGTGPDIWNAASRVLEAAVEKAYNGERKISWKEVYAGEKAYNKTGEWLPEETLEVIREYFIAIKGPLTTPVGGGIRSLNVALRQELDLFTCLRPVRYFTGVPSPVKRPEDTDMVIFRENTEDIYAGIEYAKGSDEVNKLIDFLKNELGVNKIRFPETSGLGIKPVSEEGTQRLVRAAINYAIENGRKSVTLVHKGNIMKFTEGAFKNWGYELAEKEFGDKVFTWSEYDRIVESEGRDAANKAQSEAEAAGKIIIKDSIADIFLQQILTRPSEFDVVATMNLNGDYISDALAAQVGGIGIAPGANINYETGHAIFEATHGTAPKYAGLDKVNPSSVILSGVLLLEHLNWTEAAELVLKAMEKTIASKVVTYDFARLMEGATEVKCSEFGDELIKNMD from the coding sequence GTGGCACAAGAAAAAATTTCTGTTTCTAATGGAGTATTAAATGTTCCAAATCATCCGATTATTCCTTTTATTGAAGGAGACGGGACAGGACCTGACATTTGGAATGCAGCTTCACGGGTTTTGGAAGCTGCTGTTGAAAAAGCATACAATGGTGAAAGAAAGATTTCATGGAAAGAAGTGTATGCAGGAGAGAAAGCTTATAATAAAACAGGAGAGTGGCTTCCTGAAGAAACTCTTGAAGTCATCCGCGAATACTTTATTGCGATTAAAGGACCGCTTACTACTCCAGTCGGCGGGGGAATTCGTTCATTAAACGTAGCGCTTAGGCAAGAGCTCGATCTATTCACTTGTCTTCGCCCGGTCCGTTATTTTACCGGCGTTCCTTCTCCGGTAAAACGTCCGGAAGACACAGATATGGTCATTTTCCGCGAGAATACCGAGGATATTTACGCCGGCATTGAATATGCAAAAGGCTCTGATGAAGTGAATAAACTAATCGACTTTTTGAAAAATGAATTAGGCGTTAATAAAATCCGTTTCCCTGAAACTTCAGGACTCGGGATCAAGCCTGTATCTGAAGAAGGTACTCAGCGTCTGGTTCGTGCGGCGATTAACTATGCTATCGAGAACGGAAGAAAATCCGTCACACTTGTTCATAAAGGAAATATCATGAAATTCACTGAAGGCGCCTTTAAGAATTGGGGCTACGAGCTGGCTGAAAAAGAATTCGGCGATAAAGTGTTCACGTGGTCTGAATATGACCGCATTGTAGAAAGCGAAGGCAGGGATGCAGCGAATAAAGCGCAAAGCGAAGCTGAAGCAGCAGGCAAAATTATTATTAAAGACAGCATTGCTGATATATTCTTGCAGCAGATTCTTACAAGACCAAGCGAGTTTGACGTTGTAGCGACTATGAACCTTAACGGAGATTATATTTCAGATGCACTTGCTGCCCAAGTCGGCGGAATCGGAATTGCTCCGGGAGCAAATATCAATTATGAAACCGGACATGCGATTTTTGAAGCGACTCATGGAACGGCGCCGAAATATGCTGGTCTTGATAAGGTAAATCCATCATCAGTCATCCTGTCCGGCGTGCTGCTTCTAGAGCACTTAAATTGGACTGAAGCCGCTGAACTAGTGTTAAAAGCGATGGAAAAAACAATTGCAAGCAAGGTCGTTACCTACGATTTCGCGCGACTTATGGAAGGTGCCACTGAAGTGAAGTGCTCCGAATTTGGAGACGAGCTTATTAAAAACATGGACTAA
- the citZ gene encoding citrate synthase: MTATRGLEGVVATTSAVSSIIDDTLSYVGYDIDDLTENASFEEVIYLLWHLKLPNQEELQELKKQLSENAVLPEEIFNHFKSYPIENVHPMAAIRTAVSMLGMLDDNADEMNKEANYEKAVRLQAKIPGIVAAFSRIRKGLEPIQPKKDTSLAENFLYMLKGKDPSPVEVEALEKALILHADHELNASTFTARVCVATLSDVYSGITAAIGALKGPLHGGANEGVMKMLTKIGNVENAESHIQALFQRKEKVMGFGHRVYRNGDPRAKHLKEMSKRLTNLTGESKWYDISKKVEEVVTFEKKLPPNVDFYSASVYHSLGIDHDLFTPVFAVSRTSGWLAHILEQYENNRLIRPRAEYTGPDLQKYVPIDERI, translated from the coding sequence ATGACTGCAACACGAGGTTTAGAGGGGGTAGTAGCAACTACATCTGCTGTTAGTTCGATTATTGATGATACACTATCATATGTAGGCTACGACATTGATGATTTAACAGAGAATGCTAGTTTTGAAGAAGTAATTTATTTGCTATGGCATTTAAAGCTTCCGAATCAAGAAGAGCTGCAAGAATTAAAGAAGCAGCTGTCTGAAAATGCTGTTCTTCCCGAAGAAATTTTTAATCATTTCAAATCGTATCCAATTGAAAACGTGCATCCAATGGCAGCGATTCGAACTGCTGTATCAATGCTAGGCATGCTTGATGATAATGCCGATGAGATGAACAAGGAAGCGAATTACGAGAAAGCCGTGCGCCTTCAAGCGAAAATACCGGGAATCGTTGCGGCGTTCTCCAGAATCCGTAAAGGTTTAGAGCCTATACAGCCAAAGAAAGATACCAGCCTGGCCGAAAATTTTCTTTATATGCTAAAGGGAAAAGATCCATCGCCGGTTGAAGTGGAGGCTCTAGAAAAAGCTCTTATTCTTCATGCAGACCACGAACTGAACGCCTCTACATTTACAGCGAGAGTGTGTGTAGCAACACTTTCTGATGTTTATTCCGGAATAACAGCAGCGATTGGCGCTTTAAAAGGCCCTCTTCACGGCGGAGCCAATGAAGGGGTCATGAAAATGCTGACTAAAATTGGCAATGTGGAAAATGCAGAGTCTCATATCCAAGCGTTATTTCAAAGAAAAGAAAAAGTAATGGGATTTGGCCACAGAGTATATCGGAATGGGGATCCAAGAGCGAAACATTTGAAGGAAATGAGCAAGCGCCTGACCAATTTAACAGGTGAATCCAAATGGTATGACATTTCTAAAAAAGTAGAGGAAGTCGTCACATTTGAAAAAAAATTACCGCCAAATGTTGATTTTTACTCCGCGTCCGTTTACCATAGCCTTGGAATCGACCATGATTTGTTCACTCCGGTTTTTGCCGTAAGCAGAACATCAGGATGGCTGGCGCATATTCTTGAACAGTATGAAAACAATCGCCTGATTCGCCCGCGTGCAGAATACACGGGTCCGGATTTGCAAAAATATGTTCCTATTGATGAAAGAATCTAG
- a CDS encoding DUF441 domain-containing protein: protein MISQANLFLLLLLLIALAAKNNSLIIAVSVLFVIKLVGAGDKLLPLLQSKGINWGVTVITIAVLAPIATGEIGFNQLYESLKSSYAWIALGSGIAVALIAKNGLTLLSEDPHITAALVLGTILAVSLFKGVAVGPLIGAGIAYLVMQAVKLFS from the coding sequence ATCATAAGCCAAGCCAATTTATTTTTGCTCCTGCTGCTTCTTATAGCGTTGGCTGCCAAAAATAATTCTTTAATAATTGCTGTGTCTGTTTTGTTCGTGATCAAGCTTGTGGGAGCCGGTGACAAATTATTGCCGCTTTTGCAATCAAAAGGAATCAATTGGGGAGTTACAGTGATAACGATTGCCGTCCTTGCCCCAATTGCCACGGGTGAAATCGGCTTTAATCAGCTTTATGAATCGTTAAAATCCTCGTATGCATGGATCGCACTCGGTTCAGGAATTGCAGTTGCGCTTATAGCTAAAAACGGATTAACGCTATTATCTGAAGATCCCCATATTACCGCTGCGCTCGTATTAGGAACGATTTTAGCTGTATCCCTTTTTAAAGGTGTAGCTGTCGGTCCTTTAATCGGTGCGGGAATTGCATACCTTGTGATGCAAGCCGTAAAATTATTCTCCTGA
- the accD gene encoding acetyl-CoA carboxylase, carboxyltransferase subunit beta, whose product MLKDFFTKKKKYASVPADKVNQDVPAGIMTKCPSCKKILLTKELDKNLRVCMNCGHHLQMNARQRISSLFDEGSFQEFNEGMRSNNPLEFPGYLEKLEKDREKTSLNEAVVTGEGKIEGIPAVIAVMDASFRMGSMGTVVGDKISKAAELAKNKRYPLLIFTASGGARMQEGVLSLMQMAKTSSELKFLSNEKGLIISIMTHPTTGGVSASFASLGDINLAEPGALIGFAGRRIIEQTIREKLPDDFQTAEFLLKHGQLDAIVHRAEMKSTLAQLLKLHQTGGELEWLEN is encoded by the coding sequence TTGCTAAAGGACTTTTTTACAAAAAAGAAAAAATATGCTTCTGTTCCAGCAGATAAAGTGAACCAGGACGTGCCTGCAGGGATTATGACCAAATGCCCAAGCTGCAAAAAAATTCTTTTAACAAAAGAATTGGACAAAAACTTAAGAGTTTGTATGAACTGCGGCCATCATCTGCAGATGAATGCAAGGCAGAGAATCAGCAGCCTTTTTGATGAGGGATCGTTTCAAGAATTCAATGAAGGCATGCGTTCAAATAACCCGCTTGAATTTCCTGGCTATCTTGAAAAGCTGGAAAAAGACCGTGAAAAGACTTCATTAAATGAGGCGGTCGTCACGGGCGAAGGTAAAATCGAAGGGATTCCGGCAGTCATTGCCGTCATGGACGCTTCCTTCCGTATGGGGAGCATGGGCACAGTGGTCGGAGATAAAATTTCGAAAGCGGCAGAACTAGCAAAAAATAAACGCTATCCCTTACTGATATTTACAGCTTCAGGGGGAGCGAGAATGCAGGAAGGCGTTCTTAGCTTAATGCAGATGGCAAAAACAAGCTCCGAATTAAAATTCTTAAGCAATGAAAAAGGTTTGATCATATCTATTATGACCCATCCTACAACCGGCGGGGTATCTGCCAGCTTCGCTTCTCTTGGAGATATTAATTTGGCTGAACCTGGTGCATTAATTGGGTTCGCAGGAAGGCGAATTATTGAACAGACGATTCGCGAGAAATTGCCGGATGACTTTCAAACCGCTGAATTTTTATTAAAACACGGACAGCTGGATGCAATCGTCCATAGAGCGGAAATGAAAAGCACGCTGGCACAATTGTTAAAGCTTCACCAAACAGGAGGTGAACTGGAATGGTTGGAGAATTAG
- the accA gene encoding acetyl-CoA carboxylase carboxyl transferase subunit alpha, whose amino-acid sequence MVGELEFEKPLIELREKISELKKFTKDSAVDLSAEISRLEARLVKLEDDIYTNLKPWDRVQIARHPKRPTTLDYVEHLFTDFFECHGDRLYGDDEALVGGIAKFQGLPVTVIGQQRGKDTNENIRRNFGMPHPEGYRKALRLMKQADKFGRPIICFIDTKGAYPGKAAEERGQSEAIARNLFEMADLTVPVICIVIGEGGSGGALALGVGNHLYMLENSTYSVISPEGAAALLWKDSGKAKLAAETMKITADDLKKLGIIESVIKEVRGGAHRNIEKQAQLIKDTLTESLKELIKLDQASLLKQRYEKYKAIGKVSAENEFAEIK is encoded by the coding sequence ATGGTTGGAGAATTAGAATTTGAAAAACCGCTAATTGAACTGCGGGAAAAAATATCGGAGTTAAAAAAATTCACAAAGGATTCAGCTGTTGATCTAAGTGCGGAAATCTCAAGGCTTGAAGCGCGTCTTGTCAAGCTGGAAGATGATATTTACACGAATTTGAAGCCTTGGGACAGAGTCCAAATTGCCAGACATCCGAAGCGTCCCACGACGCTTGATTATGTCGAGCATTTATTTACCGATTTTTTTGAGTGCCATGGCGACCGGCTTTACGGAGATGATGAAGCCCTTGTTGGCGGAATTGCTAAGTTCCAAGGCCTTCCTGTGACCGTAATAGGCCAACAACGAGGAAAAGACACAAATGAAAACATTCGCAGAAATTTTGGCATGCCGCATCCGGAAGGCTACAGAAAAGCTTTACGGCTAATGAAACAAGCTGATAAGTTCGGAAGACCAATCATTTGTTTTATTGATACGAAAGGAGCCTACCCGGGGAAAGCGGCTGAGGAAAGAGGACAAAGCGAGGCAATCGCCCGCAACCTTTTTGAAATGGCCGATTTAACTGTACCGGTTATTTGTATTGTAATCGGAGAAGGCGGCAGCGGCGGAGCTCTTGCACTTGGAGTAGGCAATCATTTGTATATGCTTGAAAATTCGACGTATTCGGTTATTTCTCCAGAAGGTGCTGCAGCTCTTTTATGGAAGGATTCGGGTAAAGCCAAATTGGCCGCAGAAACGATGAAGATCACCGCGGATGATTTAAAGAAACTGGGTATTATAGAATCTGTTATAAAAGAGGTCAGAGGCGGTGCTCATCGTAATATTGAAAAACAGGCTCAACTTATTAAAGATACTTTAACAGAGTCGTTAAAGGAATTGATCAAATTAGATCAAGCTTCTCTTTTGAAACAAAGATATGAAAAATATAAAGCTATTGGCAAAGTATCTGCTGAAAACGAGTTTGCAGAAATAAAGTAA